The following DNA comes from Candidatus Paceibacterota bacterium.
GCAGGGCGGCGGCCGTGAGGTCAAAATGCCGTTCTGGAAGGACCTGACTGCGGCGCGGCAGTTGCTGAACGATTCCGCGTCGCTGACGGTGAACAAGATCGCGGCGGATACCGACATCGCGCGCATCCACAACGATGCGCAGGTGTGGTCGGTGAACCACCTGGCGAAGGTGGTCTCGGGCGACGATCCGATGGGTGCGATCGTGGACCTGGTCGGCGCTTATTGGGCGCGGACGGATGAGGCGCTGGTGATCTCCTGCCTGAAGGGCATGTTCGCCGCGGCCTCCATGGCGGGCAACCTGCTTGCGATTCATTCTGAATCGGTGGCGGGCACCACGTCGGCGACCAAGCTGAACGGCGCGACCTTCGTGGACGCGTGCGCCAAGCTCGGCGATGCGGCCAGCAGGCTGACCGCCGTGGCGATGCACTCGGCAACCGAGGCGGCACTCAAGAAGCTGGATCTGATCGACTTCCTGCCGGACAGCGAAGGCAAGCCGAGTCTGGCCAGTTTCCAGGGCCGGCGTGTGGTGGTGGATGACAGCTTGCCCACTCGGGCGGGCACGACCGATGGCACCGTTTACACGACCTACCTGTTCGGCCAGGGCGCGTTCGCCAAGGGCGTTGCGCCGCTGAGCGGCACGCCGCTTCAGGGCGGCTTCGGCACTGAGGGTGTCGAGCTGGCTCGCGTGCCGCTGGACAGCGACACGGTGCTCATCAACCGGCGTCGTTACATCCTGCACCCGCGGGGTGTGAAGTTCACCAGCGCTTCTGTCGCTGGCGATTCGCCGACGGCTGCAGAGCTGGAGACGGCCGCCAACTGGGTGCGCGTTTGGGAGAACAAGAACGTGCGCCTGGTGGCGATCACTCACAACAACTGAGCATGAGCCGGGGATGGCGACATCCCCGGCGCTTGCCTTCCCTGAAAGGACACAAGTATGGGCAAATTGATTCCCTGGAGTTTCGAGAAGATTCGGTCGGGTGAAGTGATTCAGATCCCGACGTTCACCAATGTTGCCGCCGCCAACGCTGCTGGTGTGACCGCAGCTAAGTTCCCGCGGCGCGTCATCTACCTGAGCGCCGGCGGGACTGGTTCGGTGCCGTGCCTGGCCATCAGCGACGGCGCGAACTGGAAGCAGATCGCGATTGGCGCAAACGCCATCTAACTCATGAACGGATTGCTTCCAATCATTCGACGGGTGAGGCGTCCGCTGTTGCCTCCTGAGGCACCAGTGGACGCCAAGCCTGTGGTGGTGGCCGGTGCCGCCAATGGTGGCGACCAGGTGACGCGAGGCGAGGACGCGAAACAGCAGCTGAAGGAAAAACATGGCGAAGTTACTTCAGCTCAGCCGGCCGAGTAGGCGTGTTGGGAGCGTCGTGCGCTCGTGGCTGGCGCTGCGGTTGCAGTGGCGACGGCGCAAACGAACGTCGGGTGCGACTGCGGGAGTGCCGGTCGCGCCGAGCAACTTGCAGGGGTTGGACACGGCTGGGGCTGTGCTGCTCACCTGGGACATGACGGCCGTCGAGGGCGAGCTGGGTGTCGAGATCGAGGGCCGGCAGGACGCGCCGGAATATGAGTTCGAGGTGCTCGGCGCGGGTGGACCGAACGTGAACAACTTCGATTATGAGATCGCGACCGGCGGGTTCTGGGAGTTTCGGGTGCGGGCGTTTAACGCGGCTGGGTACTCGGCTTACTCGAACGTGGTGAGGGTCGAATTCGTGTAGGTGGTGATGTTATGGCACTGACGTTGATCAAGGGCAGAGGGCGGTTGCTGATGTCGGACCGGCTGCGGGCGTGGTGGGCGTTGCGGCGGCAGCGGCGACGGCGCTGTGGGCTGGGAATGCCGGCTGAGCCGGTGATTGTGGGCCTCAACCTGACGGAGAGCGCGGGGGAGCCGCTGTACTGGTTCGATGTGCTGATTGATTTCACGTTCGAGCAGGGGCGCTTTCCCGATGGCACGATCGAGCTCTACTGGTCGCGTGGTTCTCAAGGCTGGGTGGAGAACTACGTCGGTGCCGTGTCGAGCAACGAGCGGTTGTTTCGGCACGTGCGGGCGTTCAGCGACTTTGAAAACGACGATGTGTCCTACCGGATGCGCTACCGGTGCGGCACAGAGGTCATCGGGCCGTTTGGTCCGGCTTACCAGTGGTACTACTGCGCACCTTAGAACTGATTTGCTATGGCTCTCACTCTGATCAAGGAAGACGGCACCGGCAGGGGCGACTCGAACAGCTACGCCACCGTTGCCGAGGCGGACTCCTATTTCGAGGCGCATTTGTATGTGTCGGCGTGGACGGCTGCCACCGCGACTACGAAGGCCGCGGCGTTGGTGATGGCGACGCGCCTGGTGGATTCGCAGTACCAGTTCAACGGCTATCGGGCGCATGACGCGCAGGCGCTGCAATGGCCGCGTGAGCGCTGTCCTGATCCTGACCGCAACCTGGTGACGAGCACGACGCTGTCGCCGGTGCTGACGAATTTCGTGCCGAGCACGCAGGTGCCGGCGCCCGTTGCGTTCGCGGTGTGCGAGATGGCTCGGGAGCTCCTGATTGCGGATCGGACGGCGGCGCCAGCCGGCGAGGGCGTCGAGTCCACGGCGACAGCAACCCACACAAAGACGAGCAGCTCGGACACGAGCAACTCGTCCACCACAAAGTACAGCAAGAGCGACACGCGGCCGATTATCTCGCGCGTAGCGCAGGCGATGCTCTCGAAGTATGGCGCTTTGATTGTCGGCGGCAGCGGCTCGGTTCAATTGGTGCGCGCATGAAGTGGTTCTGGACCATTCTGATGTTGGCCTGGCCTGTCGTGGCCGCTGCACAGCGGTTGACGCTGGCGTGGGATGCGTCGCCGTGCGCCTGCGCTGCCAGCTACAGGCTCTACTACGGCACGAACACTCGGTCCTACCAGTTGGTGACCAATACAGGGCTGGCGCTGACGCAGTCGGTGGTGTTGCCGCACGGCGGGCGTTGGTTCTTCGCGGCAACTGTGGTCAGCACCAACGGCTTGGAATCGGACTTCAGCAACGAGGTCTCCTGGGAAAGCAAGCCGACAGCGCCGGTGATGGCGGGCAGTTCGTGGGTGCGACTGACTCCGGTCTTTGGGCGGAGCACGAACCTGGCGAGCTGGGGAAGTGTGACCGGCGAGGCGACGTGGTTCCCGGCGACGAACCGAGCCGAGTTCTTCCGAGTGAATCGGCTCCTGATGGAGAGAGTGATGGTGCCATGACGAACATGAACATGAGTGAATTTCTGCGGGGCGTGGACCACGCAGCGGCAAAGGATGATCGCTGGCTCTTCATCGCCAGTCTGGTGGTCATCGGACTCTTTGGCGTGTGGGTCGTGCGTTACTTCGTAAAACAGCACGAGCAGTTGCTCGCTGACCACAAGCAGTCTCGCGAGTGCTACCAGGAAAGTTTGCGCGGCGTGGTGGCCGAGCAGAGCGCGACGAACGCCAAGCTCGTCGTGTGCCTGGACAACAACACCAAGGTTCTTGAGGAGTGCCGGGATGAACTCAGGGGCTCCTCGCGCAGGAGAAACAGAAAATGAAAACAGCAAAAATCGGTATGTGGTGTGGAGCGGCCGTAGTGGTTGCGGCAATGTTGGCGGTCAGTGGCTTGAGCGGGTGCTCGACGCTGGACCGGGCGTACAAGAAGGAAGTGACGTGGACAAACCAACCGGTGGTGGAGGTCGTGACGAACACCGTGGTCGTCACCAACACCGTGCCTGAGGTTGTAGAGCGGACGAGCATCGTCTATGTGACGAATGCCGTCTCGGGCGCTGTGTCGGGCTATGCGACGCGCGAGCCGGTAGCGACGAACCTGGTCACGGCGGTGGTGACCAACTTCGTGCCGGTGTTCTACACGAACGTCGTGCAGGTGCCGGTGACGAACCTGGTCGCGAAGCCCGAGGCGGAGGCGGTGATTCAGGCTGCGGGTTCGGTCGTCAACACGTTCGCGCCTGGCATCGGCAGCATTGTGGCGCTGGCCTTGGCGGGCCTTTATCACGGGTACCGACAGGTCCGCAATCGCAAGGTCAATGAGGCGCTCGTCCAGGGCGTGGAAACTGCCCGGGCGGTCCTGACGACTACGCCGCAGGGCCGAGCCGTTGACGCGCAGTTCGTCAAGTGGCTGATGGATCACCAGAAGGAGGCCGGCGTCTTTACGACGGTTTCCGGCCTGGTCGAGCAGCTCAGCGACAACCCGGCGGCGAAGCTGACGGCGCAAGAGATTGCTGCGCGGGTGCAGCAGGCACAGCAGCAGCGGACGGCTGGCCAGGCCGTGGCGGAGTGAAGATGGTGAGGGAATCCTTTCTCGAAGCGAGTGCTTATGAATAGCGACACTATCCACGCGGCAATGAGAACCTGGGCGACGAAGGACCTTCCGGCGCGCCTCCATGCGACACAGGTGGCCAAACTGC
Coding sequences within:
- a CDS encoding fibronectin type III domain-containing protein: MAKLLQLSRPSRRVGSVVRSWLALRLQWRRRKRTSGATAGVPVAPSNLQGLDTAGAVLLTWDMTAVEGELGVEIEGRQDAPEYEFEVLGAGGPNVNNFDYEIATGGFWEFRVRAFNAAGYSAYSNVVRVEFV
- a CDS encoding coat protein; this encodes MAKTLVADVIIPTEFEKYAIERTAELSRFGESGIIEMAPEFDTLAQGGGREVKMPFWKDLTAARQLLNDSASLTVNKIAADTDIARIHNDAQVWSVNHLAKVVSGDDPMGAIVDLVGAYWARTDEALVISCLKGMFAAASMAGNLLAIHSESVAGTTSATKLNGATFVDACAKLGDAASRLTAVAMHSATEAALKKLDLIDFLPDSEGKPSLASFQGRRVVVDDSLPTRAGTTDGTVYTTYLFGQGAFAKGVAPLSGTPLQGGFGTEGVELARVPLDSDTVLINRRRYILHPRGVKFTSASVAGDSPTAAELETAANWVRVWENKNVRLVAITHNN